One genomic segment of Drosophila melanogaster chromosome 3R includes these proteins:
- the PKD gene encoding protein kinase D, isoform G, whose amino-acid sequence MEGPEVTFLFQFGSVRDAVCVPANSLTLKTLKDLACDFINTKIPDSGLTYLSERILLFVHDYSTPNVLHIINSAAEVVDETLVEIVLTASPILYPTSEMPTLKPHSLNVHSYKGPTFCDFCGEMLFGLVRQGLKCDGCGQNYHKRCVVKIPNNCNRSNDATSRRSFTLQAPRSPSGSSQQSLVSTEDSTGRNDSSSSLNIPGRHQRTHSSGSRNGLMVLRIPHTFMVHTYGIPTVCQLCKKLLKGLFKQGLQCRDCQYNTHKKCMDKVPHDCTGEAQLSQLQIQAGAKERDNFFREEFDDSDGDDGSEYGKYKSAMSSGVNLVAGRPREAPKALTNAHNSPPELVNGGLVDDSSVSGGETSKSSSDGQSEQSQSSTSSSPSANIPLMRIVQSVKHTKKRGGQALKEGWLVHYTSLDKAVKRYYWRLDSKTITLFVSEQGSKYHKELPLAELLSIESHLGDPRPECNYCFELRLPNLSYFVGQDPQVGAKEEQAVRLPPPDSGIGSDIAKSWETSIRQAFMHVTNTQCCESEEQVQDMGQLYQIFPDEVLGSGQFGVVYGGVHKKTQREVAIKVIDKLRFPTKQEAQLKNEVAILQNISHCGVVNLERMFETPERIFVVMEKLKGDMLEMILSHARGRLSERVTKFLITQILIALKYLHSQNIVHCDLKPENVLLSSDAEFPQVKLCDFGYARIIGEKSFRRSVVGTPAYLAPEVLRNKGYNRSLDMWSVGVIIYVSLSGTFPFNEEEDINDQIQNAAFMYPPNPWKEISSNAIDLINNLLQVKQRKRYTVDKSLLHYWLQDKQTYRDLRNLEAQVGAGRYLTHEADDLRWDCAGDMXPGCEPEAILESTTELISCSANTTTESYRRSPADCAGCHRLSDCGNSPKSEAMSDRALKWMRFHLCRHIK is encoded by the exons ATGGAGGGTCCTGAAGTCACATTCCTTTTCCAATTCGGCAGCGTGCGCGATGCGGTCTGTGTGCCCGCCAACTCGCTGACCCTCAAGACGCTCAAGGACCTGGCCTGCGATTTCATCAACACAAAG ATCCCGGACAGTGGACTCACATACCTCTCGGAACGCATTCTCCTCTTCGTCCACGACTACAGCACCCCGAATGTGCTGCACATCATCAACTCGGCAGCGGAGGTGGTGGACGAGACCCTCGTGGAAATCGTGCTGACCGCCAGTC CCATCCTGTATCCGACCTCCGAGATGCCGACCCTCAAGCCGCACAGCCTGAATGTGCATTCCTACAAGGGACCGACCTTCTGTGATTTCTGCGGCGAGATGCTGTTTGGTCTGGTGCGTCAGGGCCTCAAGTGCGACG GATGCGGCCAGAACTATCACAAGCGGTGCGTGGTGAAAATCCCGAACAACTGCAATCGCTCCAATGACGCCACCTCGAGGCGCTCCTTTACGCTCCAGGCGCCCCGCAGTCCGTCCGGCAGCTCCCAGCAGTCGCTCGTCTCCACGGAGGACTCGACCGGACGGAACGACTCGAGCAGCTCACTG aatatcccCGGTCGCCATCAAAGGACTCATTCGTCGGGCAGCCGGAATGGACTGATGGTGCTCCGTATTCCGCACACATTCATGGTGCACACGTACGGCATACCCACGGTGTGCCAGCTGTGCAAGAAACTGCTCAAAGGACTCTTCAAGCAGGGCCTCCAGTGCCGGGACTGCCAGTACAATACGCACAAGAAGTGCATGGACAAGGTGCCCCACGATTGCACGGGTGAGGCGCAACTGAGCCAGCTGCAGATCCAGGCCGGCGCCAAGGAGCGAGACAACTTCTTTCGCGAGGAGTTCGACGACAGTGACGGCGACGACGGATCCGAGTATGGCAAGTACAAGTCGGCCATGTCGAGCGGTGTCAATCTGGTGGCCGGAAGACCTAGAGAAGCACCGAAAGCCCTCACAAATGCCCACAACTCGCCGCCCGAACTGGTCAATGGAGGACTGGTCGATGATTCCAGCGTTAGTGGTGGTGAGACCAGTAAGTCCAGTAGCGACGGCCAGTCGGAGCAGTCGCaatcctccacctcctcctcgccGAGTGCCAATATCCCGCTGATGAGGATCGTCCAGTCCGTCAAGCACACCAAGAAACGCGGTGGGCAGGCCCTTAAGGAGGGCTGGCTGGTGCACTACACCTCGCTGGACAAGGCAGTAAAGCGCTACTACTGGCGTCTGGACTCCAAGACCATCACACTGTTCGTCTCGGAACAGGGTAGCAAGTACCACAAGGAGCTGCCGCTGGCGGAGCTTCTGTCGATCGAAAGCCACCTCGGAGATCCACGGCCGGAGTGCAACTACTGCTTCGAGCTGCGCCTACCCAATCTCAGCTACTTCGTTGGACAGGATCCGCAGGTGGGCGCCAAGGAGGAGCAGGCCGTCAGATTACCCCCGCCGGACAGTGGAATTGGCAGTGACATTGCAAAGAGTTGGGAGACTAGCATCCGGCAGGCCTTCATGCACGTCACCAATACGC AATGCTGCGAATCGGAGGAGCAGGTCCAGGATATGGGCCAGCTGTACCAGATCTTTCCGGACGAGGTGCTCGGTTCCGGGCAGTTTGGTGTGGTCTACGGCGGCGTGCACAAGAAGACGCAACGCGAGGTGGCCATCAAGGTGATCGACAAATTGCGCTTTCCCACCAAACAGGAGGCGCAGCTGAAGAACGAGGTGGCCATCCTGCAGAACATCTCGCATTGCGGCGTCGTCAATCTGGAGCGAATGTTCGAGACTCCGGAGCGGATCTTTGTGGTGATGGAAAAGCTCAAGGGCGACATGCTGGAGATGATCCTGTCGCATGCGAGGGGCCGCCTGAGTGAACGGGTGACCAAGTTCCTGATCACCCAGATCCTGATTGCCCTCAAGTACCTGCATTCGCAAAACATAGTCCACTGCGATCTGAAGCCGGAGAACGTGCTGCTCTCCTCGGACGCCGAGTTTCCGCAGGTGAAGCTCTGCGACTTTGGCTACGCCCGGATCATCGGCGAGAAGTCCTTCCGGCGCTCGGTGGTTGGCACTCCGGCCTATCTGGCACCGGAGGTGCTCCGTAACAAGGGCTACAATCGATCTCTAGACATGTGGAGCGTGGGCGTCATCATATACGTGAGCCTGAGCGGCACATTCCCGTtcaacgaggaggaggacatCAACGACCAGATCCAGAACGCGGCCTTCATGTATCCACCAAATCCCTGGAAGGAGATCTCCTCCAATG CCATCGACCTGATCAACAACCTGCTGCAGGTGAAGCAGCGCAAGCGGTACACGGTGGACAAGAGTCTGCTGCACTACTGGCTGCAGGACAAGCAGACGTACCGCGATCTCCGGAACCTGGAGGCCCAGGTGGGTGCCGGCCGGTATCTGACCCACGAGGCGGATGATCTGCGCTGGGACTGCGCGGGCGACATGTGACCTGGCTGTGAGCCCGAGGCGATTCTCGAGAGCACCACCGAGTTAATCAGCTGCAGCGCCAACACCACCACCGAAAGCTATCGTCGATCTCCGGCGGACTGCGCCGGATGCCATCGGCTGTCGGATTGCGGGAACTCACCCAAATCGGAGGCCATGAGCGACAGGGCGCTGAAATGGATGCGGTTCCACCTCTGCCGGCACATCAAATAG
- the PKD gene encoding protein kinase D, isoform D: MEGPEVTFLFQFGSVRDAVCVPANSLTLKTLKDLACDFINTKIPDSGLTYLSERILLFVHDYSTPNVLHIINSAAEVVDETLVEIVLTASPILYPTSEMPTLKPHSLNVHSYKGPTFCDFCGEMLFGLVRQGLKCDGCGQNYHKRCVVKIPNNCNRSNDATSRRSFTLQAPRSPSGSSQQSLVSTEDSTGRNDSSSSLNIPGRHQRTHSSGSRNGLMVLRIPHTFMVHTYGIPTVCQLCKKLLKGLFKQGLQCRDCQYNTHKKCMDKVPHDCTGEAQLSQLQIQAGAKERDNFFREEFDDSDGDDGSEYGKYKSAMSSGVNLVAGRPREAPKALTNAHNSPPELVNGGLVDDSSVSGGETSKSSSDGQSEQSQSSTSSSPSANIPLMRIVQSVKHTKKRGGQALKEGWLVHYTSLDKAVKRYYWRLDSKTITLFVSEQGSKYHKELPLAELLSIESHLGDPRPECNYCFELRLPNLSYFVGQDPQVGAKEEQAVRLPPPDSGIGSDIAKSWETSIRQAFMHVTNTQCCESEEQVQDMGQLYQIFPDEVLGSGQFGVVYGGVHKKTQREVAIKVIDKLRFPTKQEAQLKNEVAILQNISHCGVVNLERMFETPERIFVVMEKLKGDMLEMILSHARGRLSERVTKFLITQILIALKYLHSQNIVHCDLKPENVLLSSDAEFPQVKLCDFGYARIIGEKSFRRSVVGTPAYLAPEVLRNKGYNRSLDMWSVGVIIYVSLSGTFPFNEEEDINDQIQNAAFMYPPNPWKEISSNAIDLINNLLQVKQRKRYTVDKSLLHYWLQDKQTYRDLRNLEAQVGAGRYLTHEADDLRWDCAGDM; this comes from the exons ATGGAGGGTCCTGAAGTCACATTCCTTTTCCAATTCGGCAGCGTGCGCGATGCGGTCTGTGTGCCCGCCAACTCGCTGACCCTCAAGACGCTCAAGGACCTGGCCTGCGATTTCATCAACACAAAG ATCCCGGACAGTGGACTCACATACCTCTCGGAACGCATTCTCCTCTTCGTCCACGACTACAGCACCCCGAATGTGCTGCACATCATCAACTCGGCAGCGGAGGTGGTGGACGAGACCCTCGTGGAAATCGTGCTGACCGCCAGTC CCATCCTGTATCCGACCTCCGAGATGCCGACCCTCAAGCCGCACAGCCTGAATGTGCATTCCTACAAGGGACCGACCTTCTGTGATTTCTGCGGCGAGATGCTGTTTGGTCTGGTGCGTCAGGGCCTCAAGTGCGACG GATGCGGCCAGAACTATCACAAGCGGTGCGTGGTGAAAATCCCGAACAACTGCAATCGCTCCAATGACGCCACCTCGAGGCGCTCCTTTACGCTCCAGGCGCCCCGCAGTCCGTCCGGCAGCTCCCAGCAGTCGCTCGTCTCCACGGAGGACTCGACCGGACGGAACGACTCGAGCAGCTCACTG aatatcccCGGTCGCCATCAAAGGACTCATTCGTCGGGCAGCCGGAATGGACTGATGGTGCTCCGTATTCCGCACACATTCATGGTGCACACGTACGGCATACCCACGGTGTGCCAGCTGTGCAAGAAACTGCTCAAAGGACTCTTCAAGCAGGGCCTCCAGTGCCGGGACTGCCAGTACAATACGCACAAGAAGTGCATGGACAAGGTGCCCCACGATTGCACGGGTGAGGCGCAACTGAGCCAGCTGCAGATCCAGGCCGGCGCCAAGGAGCGAGACAACTTCTTTCGCGAGGAGTTCGACGACAGTGACGGCGACGACGGATCCGAGTATGGCAAGTACAAGTCGGCCATGTCGAGCGGTGTCAATCTGGTGGCCGGAAGACCTAGAGAAGCACCGAAAGCCCTCACAAATGCCCACAACTCGCCGCCCGAACTGGTCAATGGAGGACTGGTCGATGATTCCAGCGTTAGTGGTGGTGAGACCAGTAAGTCCAGTAGCGACGGCCAGTCGGAGCAGTCGCaatcctccacctcctcctcgccGAGTGCCAATATCCCGCTGATGAGGATCGTCCAGTCCGTCAAGCACACCAAGAAACGCGGTGGGCAGGCCCTTAAGGAGGGCTGGCTGGTGCACTACACCTCGCTGGACAAGGCAGTAAAGCGCTACTACTGGCGTCTGGACTCCAAGACCATCACACTGTTCGTCTCGGAACAGGGTAGCAAGTACCACAAGGAGCTGCCGCTGGCGGAGCTTCTGTCGATCGAAAGCCACCTCGGAGATCCACGGCCGGAGTGCAACTACTGCTTCGAGCTGCGCCTACCCAATCTCAGCTACTTCGTTGGACAGGATCCGCAGGTGGGCGCCAAGGAGGAGCAGGCCGTCAGATTACCCCCGCCGGACAGTGGAATTGGCAGTGACATTGCAAAGAGTTGGGAGACTAGCATCCGGCAGGCCTTCATGCACGTCACCAATACGC AATGCTGCGAATCGGAGGAGCAGGTCCAGGATATGGGCCAGCTGTACCAGATCTTTCCGGACGAGGTGCTCGGTTCCGGGCAGTTTGGTGTGGTCTACGGCGGCGTGCACAAGAAGACGCAACGCGAGGTGGCCATCAAGGTGATCGACAAATTGCGCTTTCCCACCAAACAGGAGGCGCAGCTGAAGAACGAGGTGGCCATCCTGCAGAACATCTCGCATTGCGGCGTCGTCAATCTGGAGCGAATGTTCGAGACTCCGGAGCGGATCTTTGTGGTGATGGAAAAGCTCAAGGGCGACATGCTGGAGATGATCCTGTCGCATGCGAGGGGCCGCCTGAGTGAACGGGTGACCAAGTTCCTGATCACCCAGATCCTGATTGCCCTCAAGTACCTGCATTCGCAAAACATAGTCCACTGCGATCTGAAGCCGGAGAACGTGCTGCTCTCCTCGGACGCCGAGTTTCCGCAGGTGAAGCTCTGCGACTTTGGCTACGCCCGGATCATCGGCGAGAAGTCCTTCCGGCGCTCGGTGGTTGGCACTCCGGCCTATCTGGCACCGGAGGTGCTCCGTAACAAGGGCTACAATCGATCTCTAGACATGTGGAGCGTGGGCGTCATCATATACGTGAGCCTGAGCGGCACATTCCCGTtcaacgaggaggaggacatCAACGACCAGATCCAGAACGCGGCCTTCATGTATCCACCAAATCCCTGGAAGGAGATCTCCTCCAATG CCATCGACCTGATCAACAACCTGCTGCAGGTGAAGCAGCGCAAGCGGTACACGGTGGACAAGAGTCTGCTGCACTACTGGCTGCAGGACAAGCAGACGTACCGCGATCTCCGGAACCTGGAGGCCCAGGTGGGTGCCGGCCGGTATCTGACCCACGAGGCGGATGATCTGCGCTGGGACTGCGCGGGCGACATGTGA
- the PKD gene encoding protein kinase D, isoform I encodes MEGPEVTFLFQFGSVRDAVCVPANSLTLKTLKDLACDFINTKIPDSGLTYLSERILLFVHDYSTPNVLHIINSAAEVVDETLVEIVLTASPILYPTSEMPTLKPHSLNVHSYKGPTFCDFCGEMLFGLVRQGLKCDGCGQNYHKRCVVKIPNNCNRSNDATSRRSFTLQAPRSPSGSSQQSLVSTEDSTGRNDSSSSLVKRMSDLMNDIIKH; translated from the exons ATGGAGGGTCCTGAAGTCACATTCCTTTTCCAATTCGGCAGCGTGCGCGATGCGGTCTGTGTGCCCGCCAACTCGCTGACCCTCAAGACGCTCAAGGACCTGGCCTGCGATTTCATCAACACAAAG ATCCCGGACAGTGGACTCACATACCTCTCGGAACGCATTCTCCTCTTCGTCCACGACTACAGCACCCCGAATGTGCTGCACATCATCAACTCGGCAGCGGAGGTGGTGGACGAGACCCTCGTGGAAATCGTGCTGACCGCCAGTC CCATCCTGTATCCGACCTCCGAGATGCCGACCCTCAAGCCGCACAGCCTGAATGTGCATTCCTACAAGGGACCGACCTTCTGTGATTTCTGCGGCGAGATGCTGTTTGGTCTGGTGCGTCAGGGCCTCAAGTGCGACG GATGCGGCCAGAACTATCACAAGCGGTGCGTGGTGAAAATCCCGAACAACTGCAATCGCTCCAATGACGCCACCTCGAGGCGCTCCTTTACGCTCCAGGCGCCCCGCAGTCCGTCCGGCAGCTCCCAGCAGTCGCTCGTCTCCACGGAGGACTCGACCGGACGGAACGACTCGAGCAGCTCACTGGTAAAGCGCATGTCGGACCTTATGAATGATATTATTAAGCATTGA